One region of Nitrospinaceae bacterium genomic DNA includes:
- the dnaG gene encoding DNA primase: MKNYIPENIIEEIRSRSDIIEIVSDTVLLKKSGQNFKGLCPFHSEKTPSFTVSPEKQIYHCFGCGAGGNAFKFLMETQSLPFLEAVKLLASKANVSLPSPVRSPAEDKKERERQTLIKLNQRAAEYFTATLNHPQRGKKAREYLKSRDISEETATKYQLGWATPNWQDLGTALKKASPSSFRDMARAGLVIIKEGKSEKDFFDRFHARIMIPLKDPHGNTIGFAGRIIDKGEPKYMNSPETPLYKKGKHFFGMNLAKESIRRENLAILVEGHFDQIRAFQHGIHNVVASCGTALTPDQAGLLKNHTQNVVLVFDSDAAGKKAAQRGFEVLLERDMSVKIVHLPEGHDPDSYIHEFGREVFFQQIQNAKPYFESYIDGIIENGALETPSGRMDVVNQALPLLKKVKNELERTEWVKYLWEKAGVDDSALRKELKRVLVQNQPSVNVQTSKAPKKTNPELYLIHLMLSDQRVAREIFDQVSFKEFNDPDLRQVAELVHQFIEEAQPVAIARLLDKTERPEVRAVLTQIGLEPITFENPSQGAADCIKEIKKENVENEIKELKRRRNEAEKAGKSDQSREIHSQLQKIQLSLIPG; the protein is encoded by the coding sequence TTGAAAAATTATATTCCTGAAAATATCATCGAAGAAATCCGGTCCCGCTCCGACATTATCGAAATTGTCTCGGATACCGTCCTGCTCAAAAAAAGCGGGCAAAACTTCAAGGGACTCTGCCCGTTTCATTCGGAAAAAACCCCTTCATTCACCGTCAGCCCGGAAAAACAGATTTACCACTGTTTTGGCTGCGGCGCCGGGGGCAATGCCTTCAAATTTTTGATGGAAACCCAAAGCCTGCCCTTTTTAGAGGCGGTAAAATTGCTGGCTTCCAAAGCGAATGTCTCCCTCCCCTCGCCGGTCAGAAGCCCGGCAGAAGACAAAAAAGAACGGGAGCGGCAAACCCTTATAAAATTAAATCAAAGGGCGGCGGAATATTTTACGGCCACACTGAATCATCCTCAACGAGGAAAAAAAGCCCGTGAGTATCTCAAGTCCCGGGACATAAGCGAAGAAACAGCCACTAAATACCAGTTGGGCTGGGCCACCCCTAATTGGCAAGACCTGGGGACCGCCCTGAAAAAAGCCAGCCCCTCTTCTTTTAGAGATATGGCCCGAGCCGGGTTGGTCATCATCAAAGAAGGGAAATCCGAGAAAGACTTTTTCGACCGGTTCCACGCGCGAATCATGATTCCGTTAAAAGATCCGCACGGGAATACCATCGGATTTGCCGGAAGAATCATCGATAAAGGCGAACCCAAATACATGAATTCGCCGGAAACCCCACTTTATAAAAAGGGGAAACACTTTTTCGGCATGAATCTCGCCAAGGAATCCATTCGCAGGGAGAATCTGGCGATCCTGGTGGAAGGTCATTTTGATCAGATTCGCGCCTTTCAGCACGGAATCCACAACGTGGTGGCCTCCTGTGGAACGGCATTAACGCCGGACCAGGCCGGCTTGCTCAAAAATCACACCCAAAATGTGGTTCTGGTCTTCGATTCGGATGCGGCAGGAAAAAAGGCGGCGCAAAGGGGGTTTGAGGTGCTATTGGAACGGGATATGAGCGTTAAGATCGTCCATCTGCCCGAAGGGCACGATCCGGACTCCTATATCCACGAGTTTGGGCGGGAAGTTTTTTTTCAACAAATTCAAAACGCTAAACCTTATTTTGAATCTTATATAGACGGAATTATCGAAAACGGCGCTCTTGAGACGCCTTCCGGACGCATGGATGTGGTCAATCAAGCCCTTCCTTTACTGAAAAAAGTTAAAAACGAATTGGAAAGAACGGAGTGGGTTAAATACCTTTGGGAGAAAGCCGGTGTTGACGACTCCGCCTTGAGAAAAGAGCTGAAACGGGTTTTGGTTCAAAATCAACCTTCTGTGAATGTTCAAACGAGCAAGGCACCCAAAAAAACCAACCCGGAGCTCTATCTGATCCATCTGATGTTGTCGGATCAACGGGTTGCCAGGGAAATTTTCGATCAGGTTTCTTTTAAAGAATTCAATGACCCTGACTTGCGGCAGGTTGCGGAACTGGTTCATCAGTTTATCGAAGAGGCGCAACCGGTTGCCATTGCGCGGTTGCTGGACAAAACAGAACGCCCTGAAGTTAGAGCCGTATTGACCCAGATTGGCCTGGAACCTATCACCTTTGAGAACCCCTCTCAAGGGGCCGCAGATTGCATCAAAGAGATAAAAAAAGAAAATGTTGAAAACGAAATTAAAGAACTGAAACGCAGAAGAAATGAAGCTGAAAAAGCTGGCAAATCCGATCAATCCCGGGAAATTCACAGTCAGCTTCAAAAAATACAGCTTTCGTTGATTCCAGGATAA
- a CDS encoding aspartyl-tRNA amidotransferase subunit B yields MSLKEILLSDMKGALKAKDSIRLNTIRGLNSEIKNQEIHLKKDLEDQAIINLIASQIKKRKEAISLFEKGNRSDLSEKEQQEIEILKKYMPEQVSEEDLRKRVQEVIEELGAKSMGDLGRIMKILVPEFQGKADNKLIKDLVGDFLGK; encoded by the coding sequence ATGAGTTTAAAGGAAATACTCCTTTCCGACATGAAAGGAGCTCTAAAGGCAAAAGACTCGATTCGTCTGAATACAATCCGTGGCCTGAATTCCGAGATAAAAAACCAGGAAATCCACCTCAAAAAGGATCTCGAAGACCAGGCGATCATCAACCTCATTGCCAGCCAAATAAAGAAAAGAAAAGAAGCCATTTCCCTGTTTGAAAAAGGCAATCGATCGGACTTGAGCGAAAAAGAGCAACAAGAGATCGAAATCCTGAAAAAATACATGCCAGAACAGGTTTCGGAAGAGGATTTGCGAAAACGGGTGCAAGAGGTCATTGAGGAATTGGGTGCTAAAAGTATGGGAGATCTGGGGAGGATCATGAAAATACTGGTTCCTGAGTTTCAGGGAAAGGCGGACAACAAGCTGATTAAAGATTTAGTCGGGGATTTTCTTGGGAAGTGA
- a CDS encoding restriction endonuclease subunit M — MNKLYYGDNLEIMRNMKKGSVDLIYLDPPFNSKRNYNLMYKSMTGKPVSESVEAFCDTWEMDADKERVAKEMPVLMRQYGVDDYYVEFWRLWMQALRNTQPHLLAYLVYMVERLLHMKVILKTKGSIYLHCDPTASHYIKVMMDGIFGHANFRNEIIWKRTSAHSSAKRYGPVHDTIFFYTKSDKYTWNRQSQAYDKDYVERFYRFEDPKGQYRVGDLTGAGIRNGETGKEWKGINPSEKGRHWAVPTKLPEWVDCIKFKDMKPLKRLDKLDELGFIHWPKMRGGVPQFKRYYDESKGTSIQDIWVDINPIGAHSKDRLGYPTQKPLELLDRIILSSTNEGDVVFDPFCGCGTTIYSAHKNNRKWIGCDIAILAIKLIKHVLEERYRLSEGTHFEVNGIPASVEQAQELFHHDPFQFEHWIVERVGAFPTKKTGDKGVDGRMYFETKGGLIDMVLSVKGGTIRPTDIRDLRGVLERENNAELAGFISNKKPSKAMREEAAIAGTYEYNGIHYDRIQLLTIQEIMEEKKQFHTPSVVGIKEATGQLNLSL, encoded by the coding sequence ATGAACAAACTTTATTACGGCGACAACCTAGAAATAATGAGGAACATGAAAAAGGGTTCCGTTGACCTTATTTATCTTGATCCGCCGTTTAATTCAAAACGCAATTATAATCTTATGTATAAAAGCATGACTGGCAAGCCTGTTTCAGAATCGGTTGAGGCTTTTTGTGATACATGGGAAATGGACGCAGATAAAGAGCGTGTGGCGAAAGAAATGCCCGTGTTAATGCGGCAATATGGTGTTGATGATTATTATGTAGAGTTTTGGCGTTTGTGGATGCAGGCTCTTCGCAATACCCAGCCCCATCTTTTAGCTTATCTAGTTTATATGGTAGAGCGGTTATTGCACATGAAGGTTATCTTAAAAACCAAAGGTTCGATTTATTTGCATTGCGATCCAACGGCAAGCCACTATATCAAAGTCATGATGGATGGAATTTTTGGCCACGCAAATTTTAGAAATGAAATTATATGGAAACGCACAAGCGCTCATAGTAGCGCAAAACGTTATGGACCTGTTCATGACACGATTTTTTTCTATACAAAATCGGACAAATACACTTGGAACCGTCAAAGCCAAGCGTATGACAAGGATTATGTTGAGAGATTTTATCGCTTTGAAGATCCAAAGGGCCAATACAGGGTTGGAGATTTAACGGGTGCGGGTATTAGAAATGGAGAAACGGGCAAAGAATGGAAGGGCATTAACCCCAGCGAAAAAGGTAGACATTGGGCTGTTCCCACAAAATTACCTGAATGGGTTGATTGTATTAAATTCAAAGACATGAAACCATTAAAACGCTTGGATAAATTAGATGAACTTGGTTTTATTCATTGGCCTAAAATGAGGGGAGGAGTTCCTCAATTTAAACGTTACTATGATGAGTCAAAAGGAACCTCTATACAAGATATTTGGGTAGATATTAATCCAATTGGGGCGCATTCTAAAGATAGGTTGGGCTACCCAACTCAAAAGCCATTGGAACTATTGGATAGGATCATTCTGTCTTCAACAAATGAAGGTGATGTTGTGTTTGATCCATTTTGCGGATGCGGAACAACAATCTATAGTGCCCATAAAAATAACCGAAAATGGATTGGCTGTGATATCGCCATCCTTGCAATAAAATTAATCAAACATGTTTTAGAGGAACGCTACCGCCTAAGCGAAGGAACTCATTTTGAGGTTAATGGCATACCCGCCAGTGTTGAGCAAGCCCAGGAACTATTTCATCATGACCCATTTCAATTTGAGCATTGGATTGTTGAGCGAGTAGGAGCATTCCCGACAAAGAAAACAGGTGACAAGGGAGTTGATGGCAGGATGTACTTTGAAACCAAGGGTGGACTTATTGATATGGTTCTATCTGTTAAAGGCGGTACTATCAGGCCAACGGATATTCGTGATTTGAGAGGCGTTTTAGAGCGAGAAAACAATGCAGAATTAGCTGGATTCATTTCCAATAAAAAACCATCAAAGGCCATGCGTGAAGAAGCGGCGATTGCAGGAACGTATGAGTATAACGGGATTCACTATGATCGAATCCAATTGCTAACCATTCAAGAAATTATGGAAGAAAAAAAGCAATTTCACACGCCGTCTGTTGTCGGTATCAAGGAAGCAACCGGACAACTTAACTTGTCACTATAG
- the ntrC2 gene encoding sigma-54-dependent Fis family transcriptional regulator, translated as MQYDLEYVLNSALDGIFIVANDHRLVLFNRACEQLYGISREDLLEKACWKLAELESERSHKNSETRGQIAYGELASKKERMILPHKNGKEVWVETIYSPIYDPETNEIAYVMGVIKDITEQKKLEDEKEKLLFQLGTLRKELERKYDFSNIVGRSPEFLDALHLTGEVAKQNTTVLILGESGTGKELLAKAIHYNSPRASRPMVAINCSAFPDTLIESELFGYEKGAFTGADKSKPGKVQLANGGTLFMDEVSEMSIPAQAKVLRLIQEREFQPLGGVHTLKTDIRIIAATNKDLERLVKEGKFREDLYYRLYVYPITVPPLRERREDLPLLVDWFLKRMNREMGRQIKKLEPQAMDVLANYPWPGNVRELQNVIERLMILCKQDVVRVADLPRYLREKREEDIGISGLHPPDSLPNRFSLEQYVKGCENRIIVSALRKSGFNKSKAAGTLGLTRSTFRYKLSKVPKEMLKADTAVSK; from the coding sequence ATGCAGTACGACTTGGAATATGTTTTAAACAGTGCCTTGGATGGGATATTCATCGTCGCCAATGACCACCGTCTGGTTTTATTCAACCGCGCCTGCGAACAACTCTATGGCATTTCAAGAGAAGATTTGCTGGAAAAGGCTTGTTGGAAACTTGCCGAGTTGGAAAGCGAACGGAGCCACAAAAACTCAGAGACCCGTGGCCAGATCGCTTATGGAGAACTTGCCAGCAAGAAGGAGAGAATGATTCTGCCTCACAAAAACGGCAAGGAGGTGTGGGTGGAAACCATTTATTCTCCCATTTACGATCCGGAAACCAATGAGATCGCCTATGTCATGGGAGTGATCAAGGACATCACCGAGCAGAAAAAACTGGAGGATGAAAAAGAAAAATTATTATTTCAGCTTGGAACCCTGAGAAAAGAATTGGAGAGAAAGTATGACTTTTCAAATATTGTCGGACGGTCTCCCGAGTTTCTCGACGCCTTGCATTTGACCGGCGAGGTGGCCAAACAAAACACCACGGTTCTTATCCTGGGCGAAAGCGGGACCGGTAAGGAACTTTTAGCCAAAGCCATTCACTATAACAGCCCCCGCGCCTCCCGTCCGATGGTGGCCATCAATTGTTCCGCGTTTCCCGACACCCTGATCGAAAGCGAGCTTTTCGGTTACGAAAAAGGCGCATTCACCGGCGCCGACAAATCCAAACCCGGTAAAGTCCAGTTGGCGAACGGCGGGACTCTCTTTATGGATGAGGTGTCCGAGATGAGTATCCCCGCACAGGCGAAAGTACTGCGTTTGATCCAGGAGCGGGAATTCCAGCCCTTGGGTGGTGTGCACACCTTGAAGACCGATATTCGGATCATAGCGGCGACCAATAAAGACCTGGAGCGGCTGGTGAAGGAAGGAAAATTCCGGGAAGATCTCTATTACCGGCTCTACGTTTATCCGATCACGGTCCCGCCTTTGCGCGAACGCCGGGAAGACCTTCCCCTTCTGGTGGACTGGTTTCTAAAAAGAATGAACAGGGAAATGGGCCGGCAGATCAAGAAGCTCGAACCCCAGGCGATGGACGTTCTTGCCAATTACCCCTGGCCTGGAAATGTCCGCGAACTGCAAAATGTGATCGAGCGTTTGATGATTCTTTGCAAACAGGATGTCGTCCGTGTCGCGGATCTTCCACGCTATTTGCGGGAAAAAAGAGAAGAAGATATCGGAATTTCCGGCTTGCACCCACCGGACTCTCTACCCAATCGATTCTCTCTGGAACAGTATGTCAAAGGGTGTGAAAACAGGATCATTGTCAGCGCGTTAAGAAAATCCGGATTCAATAAATCCAAAGCCGCCGGAACCCTGGGTCTCACCCGTTCCACATTTCGGTACAAACTTTCCAAAGTTCCGAAAGAAATGTTGAAGGCGGATACGGCCGTTAGTAAATGA